One segment of Candidatus Babeliales bacterium DNA contains the following:
- the recJ gene encoding single-stranded-DNA-specific exonuclease RecJ, with translation MNTLQGEKYLWKLPTCNEQALFELVRRYNFSMPIAQTILTRGYVTQQEIDAYLFSSFEKDVAHASLFKDAQKAIDRIITAINNNEKILVFGDYDVDGITSSALMMLCLKPLGANINFFLPHRVRDGYGLSVSIVERAAQNNYKVIITVDNGITAFEPAQKAKELGIDLIITDHHRQHEKVPDAFAIINPNQNDCTYPYKSLAGVGVTFKLLSLLYELLKLEIPSKAFELLLLGTIADVVPLTGENRFWVRHGLQFVNSVESYALKVLKKNGNVTKSTISASDIGYSITPQINALGRLEDPRQGVKFLIGSDTKEVDQVGTVLFELNQARKEIERSIFNEVVHKIEAKQIDITKENIILAASNQWPPGVIGLVASRLVGAYGKPTLLFHLTKDGKAKGSCRSIPEFNMFNALHETRELLLSFGGHSLAAGLALNIDNLPLLKQHLEKVIKMQLTEIDLKQKIMVDAELSLSDVTKKIISDLHHLEPFGNENPQPVFQVKQAVLVQKPSLLKDAHVKCAVFADGIIKPVVFFNRPELFERLRAQEQEPFDLVVHISENHWQGKVSIELIGIDVAGLQDMGNVQ, from the coding sequence ATGAATACTCTGCAAGGTGAAAAGTATCTATGGAAATTACCAACATGCAATGAGCAAGCATTATTTGAATTAGTGCGACGCTATAATTTTTCCATGCCAATTGCACAAACAATTCTTACGCGCGGTTATGTAACTCAGCAGGAGATTGATGCATATCTATTCAGTTCTTTTGAAAAAGATGTGGCACATGCTTCTTTATTTAAAGATGCGCAAAAAGCAATCGACCGCATTATAACAGCAATTAATAATAATGAAAAAATATTGGTGTTCGGTGACTATGATGTTGATGGTATTACTTCATCCGCGTTAATGATGCTGTGCTTAAAACCCTTGGGTGCCAATATTAACTTTTTTTTACCGCATCGTGTGCGGGATGGTTATGGACTTTCTGTTTCAATTGTTGAACGTGCTGCACAAAATAATTATAAGGTTATTATTACCGTTGATAATGGTATCACTGCATTTGAGCCTGCACAAAAAGCTAAAGAGTTAGGAATAGATTTAATTATTACTGATCATCACCGTCAGCATGAAAAAGTTCCCGATGCATTTGCTATTATTAATCCTAATCAAAACGATTGTACTTATCCTTATAAAAGTCTTGCGGGAGTGGGCGTTACCTTTAAGTTATTATCATTATTATATGAATTGTTAAAACTTGAAATACCAAGTAAAGCATTTGAATTATTATTATTAGGAACTATCGCAGATGTAGTACCGCTTACCGGAGAAAATCGTTTTTGGGTCCGGCACGGCTTGCAATTTGTTAACTCAGTAGAAAGCTATGCGCTTAAGGTATTAAAAAAAAATGGTAATGTAACTAAATCGACTATTTCTGCTTCTGACATTGGTTATTCAATAACACCACAAATTAATGCACTGGGCAGATTAGAAGACCCTCGCCAAGGAGTAAAATTTCTAATTGGTTCTGATACCAAAGAAGTTGATCAAGTTGGTACGGTTTTATTTGAATTAAATCAAGCCCGGAAAGAAATTGAGCGTTCTATTTTTAATGAAGTAGTGCACAAAATTGAAGCAAAACAAATTGATATTACTAAAGAAAATATTATTCTTGCGGCAAGCAATCAGTGGCCACCAGGAGTTATAGGATTAGTTGCTTCACGTTTAGTTGGAGCATACGGTAAACCTACGTTATTGTTTCATTTAACTAAAGATGGCAAGGCAAAAGGTTCATGCCGATCTATTCCGGAATTTAATATGTTTAATGCATTGCATGAGACGCGCGAATTATTACTTTCTTTTGGTGGACATTCTTTGGCGGCAGGATTAGCACTTAATATAGATAATTTACCATTATTAAAGCAGCATTTAGAAAAAGTAATAAAAATGCAATTAACTGAAATTGATCTTAAGCAAAAAATTATGGTTGATGCAGAGTTATCACTTTCTGATGTGACCAAAAAAATAATCAGTGATTTGCATCATTTAGAGCCATTTGGTAATGAAAATCCTCAACCGGTATTTCAGGTCAAGCAAGCGGTATTAGTACAAAAACCATCATTACTCAAAGATGCACACGTCAAATGTGCAGTTTTCGCTGATGGCATAATTAAACCGGTTGTTTTTTTTAATAGACCAGAACTTTTTGAACGATTGCGTGCGCAAGAACAAGAACCATTTGATTTGGTTGTACACATTTCTGAAAATCATTGGCAAGGTAAAGTATCGATTGAATTAATAGGCATAGATGTTGCGGGCTTACAAGATATGGGGAATGTACAATGA
- the cmk gene encoding (d)CMP kinase, producing the protein MIITIDGPTASGKSTASRLLADRLHIHCLSSGALYRGLAYILINIFNYSQEALYNPATNDVDMALDPRHFLYKLDGNGCGTVWFDNQNITSFLKTNEISHAASILATHQSVRDTLTTLQRLLAQQYDLVLEGRDAGSVVFPQATSKFFLTADIDTRARRWQQVQNKLGIIIDFNEARQHIQERDARDRNREIAPLIIPEDALIIDNSNLTIEKTIQIMIEYIEQTKKI; encoded by the coding sequence ATGATCATTACTATTGATGGTCCTACCGCAAGTGGCAAATCTACGGCATCTCGATTACTTGCAGATCGATTACATATCCATTGCTTGAGTAGTGGTGCTTTATATCGCGGTCTTGCGTATATTTTGATTAATATTTTTAATTATTCACAAGAAGCGCTCTATAATCCCGCAACAAATGATGTAGATATGGCTCTTGATCCACGCCATTTTTTATACAAATTAGATGGCAATGGCTGTGGCACGGTATGGTTTGATAATCAAAATATTACTTCTTTTTTAAAAACAAACGAAATTTCACATGCGGCTTCTATTTTAGCTACGCATCAATCAGTGCGTGATACATTAACAACTTTGCAGCGCTTATTAGCACAACAATATGATTTAGTTTTAGAAGGCCGTGATGCGGGTTCCGTAGTATTTCCTCAGGCGACAAGCAAATTTTTTTTGACTGCCGATATTGATACGCGTGCTCGGCGTTGGCAGCAGGTTCAAAATAAGCTTGGAATAATTATTGATTTTAATGAAGCACGCCAACATATTCAGGAGCGAGATGCACGAGATAGAAATCGTGAAATTGCGCCGTTAATAATTCCTGAAGATGCTCTTATTATTGATAATTCGAACTTAACTATCGAAAAGACTATTCAAATAATGATAGAATATATTGAGCAAACTAAAAAAATATAA